In the genome of Calothrix sp. PCC 6303, the window GTTTTCCCTGTTCCAGTTGCACCCGTTGCTAAAATAATCGAATCTTTGAAGAAACCACCCCCACACATTACGTCTAAAGCTTCTACACCAGAAGAAACACGGATATTTGATGAGCGTTGGGTTAAGCGCATCGCTCCCAGAGGGAAAATATTTACACCATCGTTGGTAATTGTAAAAGGATATTCTCCTTTCATGTGAGTGGTACCCCGTAGCTTAAGAATCTCAATTGTTCTGCGTCTACGTTCCCCTTCTAAAACATTTCTGACAATTACGACATTATCAGACACAAATTCTTCAACCCCGAAAGAAGCTACTGGACCATATTCTTCACTACGTTCAGTCGTGATGATTGTAGTTACGTATAGCTGTTTAAGTCTTGCTACTAGACGAAATATTTCCCTACGTACAACACCTACCGCTTCATACTGTTGAAATACCGCAGTAATGGAATCAATTGATACTCTAGTTGCTTTGTATTTACGGATAGCATATTGAAGTCTTTCGATTAAAGCAGAAAGATCAAAACTACCAATTATGTCCTGTCCTTCAGGATCTGGAGATGCATCAACAATAAACAATTTACCTTCTTCGATCAGCCTTTGTAAGTCCCAACCAAATATATAGGCATTTTTAATAATATCGCTGGGAGATTCTTCAAAGGTCACAAATACCCCAGCTTCATTAAACTCATGAATCCCGTTGTATAAAAATTGGAGGGAGAACAGAGTTTTGCCTGTACCAGAGGTACCACTAACCAAAGTTGTTCTACCAATAGGCAAACCTCCATGACTGATGTCGTCAAACCCCTCAATCATCGTGCGAATTTTCTCTACACCACCTACTTTTGGTGAAGGTAAATTGGTATTTTGTTGCGAAGGCAAATCATTATCACTCATTATTTGACGCTAACAAACGGGAATAAATTAATTACTGTTGGAACAACTTGGATTTGGCGGTTAATTTTTGCCAATTTACCTAATTTATCAAAAAAAGAGCCCATATCTAGAGTTGAATATTCAAAAATGTGAAATTCACATTGACATATAACCTTTAATTCATAGTCAAGTTTATTTCGCTCAATACCTATAATATTGATTTAAGCAGATAAATAAACTCTAGCCAATCAGTGATGAAGCTATAGAAGCCATAATTTATATGATGTTATATATCATGTTAATTCTCTGTTCCCACTTAAGTATTTTCTTCAAAATAATTATCGTCACTTAGTTCTTCATAAAGTAAATCTAGCCCAATTAAAACTCTTTCTCTATCAGAAAGATCACCAATAATTTTACGCACAGGCGGAGGTAATATTTTTGACAATGTGGGGGTTGCAAGAATCTTATCCTCCTCAGCAAGTTGGGGATTTTTGAGTACATCTATTACTTTCAAGGCATAAACTCCTTGAAATTCGGTTTCTAATATGTTCTTTAGTGTCTTTAATGCTCGAACTGAGTTGGCGGTGTTCCCAGCTACGTATAATTTCAGAACGTAGGTTTTTCTAACTTTATCCATAAATATTAGTACATTAGAGTTGAGAATGGAGATTTAGCGGATAAATTATTCTTGATTGAGCAGGAGTAATAATTTTTTCTCAGAATCTTAACTCTGACAACTCAAAGCTATTGAAGATTATGTTGTATTTGGCTTGATTGTGACACGGAACGCCGATATGCTTCGCATAAATTGGCGAGGAGATCGATTAAGGTCAAACGGTAATCTAGCAGTGTTTCATTAGTCCTTCCTTCTAGTTTTAGTTGTATGGAAAACTCATCAATCAGTTCCATATGGATTTCAATTATTCGTGGCACAGGAATATTAGCACGAAAGAGAGTCTCGACCAATTTATCAATCCTATCTTGTAGCGTTTTATCGGGTGCAAAGTAAATTATCAAAATCTGGCGGTAGTCTAATTTAATTTGTTTTAATAGTACTTGCTGTTCGGCGCTCGTCATTTTTTATTAAGAACGGCTATTGTGCTGGTGGCAGCATTAATATATAAATCTGTCAATTTTATATTTTATTTGAATATGCTGTTTTATATCCTATCTAAAGTGTATCTGGAATAAGTTCATAAAAATCAAATTTGAACTTGGGGTATCGGACAGACCAGGACGAATGTCTATAGATTATACAATTCAAATATCTAATTATCCCATGAAATAGATATCTTGCCTACTCTAGATTGATCAATCCAATCAATATCTTTGCATATTTTCTTACCACCTCATTGTTGTTTGTGGACTCTCCTGCAAGTAAAGCTAGCTGGTAATAGATAATTTTATTTATCTATTGATAATCAGGGTTTGTAGTTAATATTTACTTTGCTTATGAGTCAGACGATGAAGGGGATCCTAGTAGTCTGTCAAAGTAAAAATGCGGGGTAGGAGTCCCAGAAGAATGGGGAATGACTGATGAGTCAACATAAGTAGGTGGGTGTTGAAAATCGTCTTTATGACAAGGCAGTAAGCAGTCACGATGAAAAATTTTTTTCACCGTCAAGGATGTAAGGGATTTTCCTAGTACAGATCGGCGGAAATAAAGCAACCATTGCAAATAGACAAAAAGCTTGTTTTATGGGCTTTATTCCTTCTGCCCTTGGACAAGCTCAGGGTAACACCTCCTGCCTTTTTACTTCTACCTTCACGTACTAGTACTCCCTACTCACTACTCACTTACAAGTCATTAGGGATCAGACTTTGAAGCTAATTTACATTACGTTACATAGCGGGAACTATTTTGGGGGCGGAAACTTCCAAAAATAGTTTCCAAGAAGTTGTGTTTATTCCCGCCGACTTACTGAGCCTGATGGGCTATTTGCCAAAATTAGTCATTGCCAGCGTAATCAAATGAAGCGAAGCAATCTCAACCTTTGCGTTTCTGGAGCGTGAACCCTTCGGTTTTATGCTTTATTTCCCTAAATCGCAAAGGAAACACCAAAGGTTAACACTTAATGCAATGACATATTTGACAGCTAATAAACTCCATGTTTCAACACGGATGAGGTTTAGTTAAGATATCTTTAACTTAACAGTTAAGACATAAACTGAAGATTTGTATCTAACTTGAGATGTATTTTTTATATATCGGTTAAAGTTAAATTTCTAAAATTATCAGCAAAAAACTCCAAATTTAGCTTTGCTTACTACTAACCAATTGAATTATGCAAAAATTGTTTGTATTCAGATAAAGTTATCTTGCTAGTTGATAAGATAATTAAACAAAAATAAAACAATGTCTCTTTCCAAATCATTATAATTCCTAAAGGTTTGAAAGGGATGATCTAAGGTCATAATTGTTCTATCGATCAATACAATTGTGGAGTTAAAGCACCAAAACAATGTTGGTATCACCACCAGTAAGCTGGTTAAGCATAAGGTCGGTGTTTTTCCTCAGGCAGGTAGCGATGGTTGGGAATTACCGTTGAGAGGACAACTAGATTGTGAGCATCAGCTTGTCTATTAACGCTGAATCAATGTTTTCCAAATATTGGAGCTTGTAGGGATGATACTAATGCTAGATGGCAATAGGTGGATCGTTGCTTCTTCCAAGAGGGATTGCAGCTTTTTGTAACGTAAGTTGTATTTTTTTGTTGTTATAGTATCGATTTGAATTGAATTGAATTTTTTTGTAAAGATATGGCATCTAAGCCACAACACCATTAGCGATTTGGGCAATCGGTGGGGTTAGGTGCTTGAAATCTTATTTTAGACTTAATCCATGCCTTAACCTAATGTTACATTATTCACTTTATGAGTTTATTTTAAGTTTGCCTAGTTGCCAAGGGACATTGAGATTGGCGACTATTTTGGAGATGTTTGAGCAAACACAGTGCGATCGCATAATTGTTTTAAACGAGGAAAATATTCCGATTGGCTTACTCAATTCTGCTTGTTTGCTACGAAAATTATTATTGCTTCCTGAGGTTGATTTACAGCAACAGTTAGGAAACCTCCTAAATGGAAGTTTAAACGGGGAATTTATTGAACCGATTCAAGTTATCTCAGCTAAAACTAAATTTGAGGATTTTTGCCAAATCCTGAAGCAAGAACATAGTGATCACAAAAATCACCATGATTTAAATTGGATAGTTGTTGATGATGCTGATAATCGGTTACTAGGAGTTCTCGATAGCCTGCGGATATTGAAATATATCTCTCAACAAACCATCACAAAACAGCAGCCACAGCGAAAAAAACAGCTTTCAACGGCAAAATCTAGCCCCAGTCAACGCCAAAAAGCGAAATTACCTACACCTGCTTTGAATGTCCCCAGCAAAGTCAGCAGCAGTCACCAATCCCCCCATCAGCATCCATTGATTCAATTATTGGAGCGCTTACCTTGGCCCTTAATGCTGCAAACTACAAGTGGTGAGGTGGTGACACAAAACCCAGCTTGGTGGCAACAGTTGGGTATGTTAAAAGATCCTGAAGGAATTAGACAAGAAGTGGAAATGGTGCTATCTCCGTTTTCTCGACAACAACAGGAATATACACCTGATTTAGTGCCGCAAGCTTCTCAATCGGTAGGTTCTTCTACTAAAGTAGCGCCTAGTTCATCACCACAGGTATCTCGTACCAAAAGGGCAACCAAATCTCAGAAGGTTAAACCTGTTGAAGTTAATGCGCCAGGACGTTGTTTTTTAGATAATGAGTTAGGTACTTGTACCTGTGTGGTGGAAGTGCAAAGTGGACAGGAACGGGTGTGGCAATTTGCCAAAATTCCCTTGGATAGTCCAGAATCTAAGGCTTACGGCATTGATTATGAAACAACATTTACCCCCGCTGAAGCCATTCTTCATGCGAATTTGTGGTTGATGTTGGCAACAGATGTTACCGAAAAACAACAGCTTTGTAAAGAATTGGCAGCCAAAAATGCCGATTTGATTCAACTTAACCGTCTCAAGGATGAGTTTTTAGCCTGCATCAGCCATGAGTTGAAAACACCGTTAACATCTGTTTTGGGGTTGTCACGGTTACTAGTGGAACAGCAACTAGGAGAACTGAACGAACGTCAAGCCAGATATGCGGGGTTAATTCATCAAAGTGGACGGCATTTGATGACCGTTGTCAATGATATTTTAGATTTGACCCGGATGGAAACCGGGCAGATGGAATTGACACCCGCCACTGTTAATATTCAGGTAGTATGCGATCGCGCGATCGCAGAAGCCAAGACAATTCATCAACAAAGTAGCAAAGCCCCCATTGGTAGTTCCTCAAATTCACCCACTCACCAATTTACCCTCAACATTCAACCAGGTTTGGAAGAAATCGTTGCCGATGAACTCAGATTAAGACAAATGTTAGTCCATCTATTTTCCAATGCCTTAAAATTCACCGAAACAGGTGGTAAAATTGGTCTTAAGATTAGCCGTTGGGAAGGCTGGATTGCTTTCACTATTTGGGATACAGGAATCGGAATTCCAGAACATCAACAACACCTAATTTTCCAAAAATTTCAACAGTTGGAAAATCCCCTAACTCGACAATTTGAGGGGACAGGTTTGGGATTAGTACTTACCCGTGCTTTAGCACGACTCCATGGTGGAGATGTCAGCTTTCTTTCCCGCGAAGGTAAAGGTAGCCAATTTACCCTTCTTTTACCCCCAACTCCTGCCAAAAATTCCTTTACAGATCAACAGGTACGGCGTTGGTCGGCTTTTAACGACAGTAATATTAGTAACCAGAATAACACCGTAAATTCATCTAAAAATGCCGGCTTATTTCGGGAAACATCCAAACCATCACAAAACAACAATGACGTTTTCTGGGACGAAAACGAGGATTTAATCCTCCATGGGAAAGTCCCTCTGTCTCAGTCTGTACCCAATTCCAATTCATCACAACGTCTAGTTTTAGTCGTGGAAGCAGTGGGACGATATATTGAAGATTTAACAGAACAACTTACAGGTTTAGGTTATCGCGTCGTCATTGCTAGATCAGGTTGTGAAGCGGTGGAAAAAGCTCGACGTTTACAACCCAAAGCCATATTCCTCAACCCTTTGCTACCTTTGTTATCAGGTTGGGATGTGTTAACTTTGCTCAAATCTGACTCAGCAACGCGGGGAATCAAAGTAATTGTGACTGCTACTGCCGCTGAAAAAGAACAAGCATTTACAAATCGTGCTGATAGTTTCTTGAGTTTGCCTGTTCAACACCAGATGTTAGCACCAACCTTAGAAGCTTTGCAAAGCTTGTCCGAACCGAAAAAATCTGGTAAAGATCAACGGGAAACCATTACAACTAATAATCCTCTGCGGATTCTTCGGTTAGTTGAACCAGATATGGAGTCAAATTCGCAACCATTTCTTTGCGAACATCGCATCATTGAAGTCGATGATTTTGAACAAGCTGATGTTTTGTCGAAAGTGTGGGAGTTTGATGTCATTTTGTTAGATGCTGAAAATCAAACGGCATTAAATTTTCTGGAAAAAATAGCCAAGCGTCCCCGTTTATCCGGTATTCCCTTAGTTACCTGTACTGTTGAAACCACTCAAGCTGCTTCACAAATTGAAGGACTTTCAGTGTTTCCATGTTTAGCATCATCAGAAAATGAACATATTTCTGATGTTGGTAAAACCGAAGCTTTATTATCGGTACTGCAAATTGCCGCTGGTGTGTGCTGTCCCCCAAGCATTTTAGTGGTAGATTTAACAGTATTACCAGATTTGCCGAAGGCTAAACGGGGAAATCTCCGAAAAAATGTTGAACTGGAATTATTCCCAGGATTACAACCCTTGACTGTTTCCCATGGTTGTGAGTGGTTTCAAGCTTTGATTCAATACCTACAAACAGCGGGTTTAAAGTCTTCTATGGCTCGTTCTTGGGCAGAGTTACTGCAACAAATCCGTCATCGCAGCATTGATCTATTACTGGTGTGCCTAAGTGAATCTACAGATGAAAAGCAGATTCATTCAGCTATCACAGCTTTGAGCAAATTGCCATTTAAACTCCCACCAGTGCTGGTTTTAGATCGACGTGTCAGTGATGAGGAACCACTAACTCTGTCTGAATCTATGCAGGTAGCTATTAGTTCACTGACAAGTAAGGATGATAATCCCTTTGATTCACAAACTCAAGTATTGCCACGTTCAACTTCCATGGAAGAATTACTGAATCGGATTAATTTGGGTTTAAAGGGATATTGAATCAGTTATCAGTGAACAGTGAAGAGTAAACAGATTTCCTGTTTCCCTTTCCCTAACTACTGTTTTTTACCCAATCTGACTAACTCATAAACACCGCTTTTACCCAAGCTAGTGTAATCTTTGGGTTGTAGTCCCATTTGCGGGATTTTCGGTGATTGGGTAATGAGTAATAAAGAAGCTAATTGATTTGTAGTTTTGCTGTTGATGTAATCTTTACCCCCAGGAGTTGTTCTGATGTAGTTAACAGAACGACCTGTGTAAAATACAACACTTGGTTTTTTAAACCCTACCATAACTAACTCATCTTGGGGCTGTTTGTTTTGGAGTGCGATCGCTGATAATTGCCGTAGGGGTAATTGTCGTTGTTCGTCCAGCAAAAATAGGGCTGGTGTGATGACGATGAGCAAAAATAGGGAAAATGCTGCTAAATTTACACCCAAAATAGTTACCCACTGACGACGTATGACAAAAAACGCTAGTATCAATCCACATACCAGCCAAATTACACCCCCAATTGTCGTCAAATTCGACTTTTGCAAAGCTTCCCCAAAATTTGGTAGCGCAGGATCACTACCCAGCATTTGCGGGACGTAAAATAAAACTACTCCCAGAGTAATTATGAAAGCTACATTCACCCAACCACTAACTCTTAACCAAAAGTAATTTGGTGCATCTGAAGAGTTTGGCAGCAACTCAGCCCAAAGTAAAGCAATCAGAATTGCCGCAGCTGGCATTAAGGGTAAAACATAACTGGGAAGTTTGGTAATGGAAACGGTAAAAAAGCCAAACACACCCAAAAACCAGAATACAGCGAATAGGGGTAATTGATGCGATCGCGTTTGCGAACTCCACCAGCTACGTCGCCAAAATTTCAACCTGGCGATGGCTATTGGTAAGTAAACTGAGTAGGGAGCAAAAAGTAGTAATACGACTAAAAAATAAAAATACCAAGGTGCTGAATGTCTATTGACGACACTTGTAAAACGTTCAACATTATGGTATAGAAAAAAAGAATTAATAAAACTCCAACCGTTACGCCAAGTTACCAAGATGTACCACGGTGCAGCTAAAACTAGAATAGTTAAAGTGCCGAGAATTAGGTGCATTTCACCCATAACTTCTCGCAATTTTCCAACATAAAGTAGGAAAGCAGCAATAATTAAACCAGGTAAAACAATACCCACAGGACCTTTTGTTAAAATTGCCCCAGCAACGAATATATAAAAAAACATATACCAATTAGTTTTTTTCCGATTTTCTTCTGGGGAAGTTGCATAACCCAAAAAGAAACAGAATAAACCTGAAGCAATACAACCAGTTAATAACATGTCAGAAACACCCGTGCGTCCCCAGATAATCATCTCTGGAGTGAAACATATCACCGCACCGCAGAAAGCAGCAGTTACCCAGCGTTTAGTTGGGGAAGAAATCCCAGTTAAATTATCCCGTTGCAACTGGTACCACTGCAACACATAGAAACTCAAACCCACCACCACCATAGCAGCGATGGCACTAGGTAAACGTACAGCCCACTCATTTACCCCTAGAATAGAATACGCGATCGCTTGACACCAATAAATCAGTGCTGGCTTATCAAAACGAGTCTGATTATTAAAAAATGGCGTAATCCAATCACCCCTCACCAACATCTGTCGGGAAGCTTCCGCAAACAAAGGTTCAGTTTCATCAACCAAACCCACACTTCCCAAATTCAGGAAGAACCCTATCCCCCCAAATACCGCCAACCATAACACAGAAAGCATCACAGCAAGGACTGGACGCTTGTCAAGTTCTCGAAAAAACTGCTCAAAACCTCGATTTTTCATTAGTAGCCAAAAGCCATTAATCAATAGTCAATAGTCAACATTTAGGCGACATAAGTCAATAGTCGTGGTTAAGATTCAATTGGTTGCATTACTTTTTGAGATATATTTTTCAGTTAGGAACGTAAATTTAATAGCCTGTAATCATAACTAAACTTGGAATGGTGCGTTACGCAAGGCTTTTCTTGTAGCTTGCTTCCCGTAGGGTATGCCGTCAGGCTATACACACCCTACTGTTGCACTTTATTTAATCCACATTCCTTATTGGCGATTAACTAACTCGCTAGGTTCACCAGGATAAAAGCTATTGCTAAAAATATCTTCCAAATCATAGGGACATTCTAAGGGAAAAGTTTCCTCAGGTAAATCAGTTTCTCCCATTGCCAAATCCCTAGCATTTTCATAGGCTTCTACTAACCCATCATCAAGATAGGATTTTAAACTAGGATTATCTTGGAGTAAACGTAAAGTATCACGACGTTGAATCCGAAGAGTTGCCAACCAGCTACGACTACGACATTGGGGTTGAAACTGCCATTTTAATAAATGTCCAACCAACACACTCAAACGGTTACGTAGTTCTTGACGCTGCTGTTTACCCAAAGACTCAATTTCCTCAATCACATTTTGCCACTCAATTTGATTCCACTGCTGCTTGCGAATCAAATCTACTTGCTGCTGTGTCCATCCATAAAAATCAGTTTCGTAGAGACTGGGTGCAGACATTGGTATATTTGCCATCTGCGGATTAGTTTCGGGTATTTGCATAAAATTCCACTTATATGATGGAAGAAATAGTAAAGAGTGGTGCGTTATGTTTCAAGCTATTATCAAGCGTGGAGCGGACTAAATCCATCATGCGATCGCGCAAGCGAACCGTAACTTTATCACGCTAAGATAATATTTGCATATAAAGCAACTACAATTCCAATGACAACTAACAAGCTACCTAAAAAGAAAGATGAAAAAACTCCAATTCCCCAGCATCCTCTGGCAAAGCTTGCAGGTAAGTTTGAAGGTGAATTTTGGGAAGATACAATCTTAGAAATTCAGAAATTTCGAGAGCTAGAAAAGCAAGATATCAATAATATTTTAGATAGTAAATAAACCTCGTCTATCTTGAGAACTGTAGTTTTCCATCAAAACCTTGAGATTGCTTCCTTACGTCGCAATGACGCATTTGAATCGCTCAAAAAACTCCGGTTCTATAATTTATATGTAAAAATTAACTAGTATATTGAACACCATTAAAATAAAAATGCGATTACATCTTAGCACTTGGCAAGAAGTCGAAACTTACTTAGAAACTTCAAAAGGAATTATTATTCCTATTGGTTCTACTGAACAACATGGACCTACGGGATTAATTGGTACTGATGCTATTTGTGCAGAAGCAGTAGCTTATGGAGTTGGAGAAGCAACCCACGCAATCGTTGCACCGACAATTAATGTGGGAATGGCACTACATCACATAGCTTTTCCCGGTACAATCAGCCTACGTCCTAGTACCATGATCAAAGTAATTTCTGAACAGATTACTTGTTTGGCAAAAGTTGGTTTTAACAAGTTTTATTTTATTAATGGACATGGGGGAAATATTGCGACTTTAAAAGCGGCATTTTCCGAAACCTATGCTGAGTTAGAAGATTTACAAATAGCAAATGCAACTCAAGTAGAATGTCAAGTAGCTAACTGGTTTATGTGTGGTTCTGTTTACAAGTTAGCTAAGGAATTATATGGAGATGAAGAAGGTTCCCACGCAACACCCAGTGAGGTTGCATTAACTCAATATATTTACCCGGAAGCGATTAAAAAAGCACCTTTGAGTGAAGAAGTTGGCAAAGGACATAATATCTATGGTGCCAAAAACTTTCGCCAGCGCTACCCTGATGGCAGAATGGGTTCTAATCCAGCTTTAGCAACACCTGAGCATGGAAAAATGTTTTACGATGCAGCAGTGAAGGAATTAAGTCAAGGTTATTTAGAGTTTGTCGGGTAGAAAAGACTGAATGCAAGCAAAAATTTCCAATTGTGAACCTCAAATTAAATCTCAAATCATGATTCCCCCAGCACTACAACCTGGTGATTTATTACGCGTAATTGCCCCTAGTGGTGCTTTGCGGGAATTAGACACATTTTCGCGGGGTGTAGAGGTTTGGCGATCGCGTGGTTATACAATCGAGGTAATTCCCCAGATAGATGACAGGTGGGGCTATTTAGCTGGAACCGATGACAAGCGTCGTTTCCATCTGCAAACAGCATGGGAAGATCCAGAGTGTAAAGGGATACTTTGCGCGCGGGGTGGATTTGGCTGTACGCGAATTTTGGAAGATTGGGATTGGAACAGGTTAAAAAATCCAAGTTCAACACCAACTTTAACCCCTAAGTGGTTAATTGGTTTTTCTGATATCACAGCTTTATTGTGGAGTCTCCACCAAGTTGGAATTTCCGGGGTTCATGGTGCAGTATTAACAACCTTAGCAGCAGAAGCCGAATGGTCACAACAAAGGTTATTTGATTGGGTAGAAGGAAAAGAAATTCCCCCATTACAGGGTAATGGTTGGGGTGGAGGTATAGTTGATGGTGTATTGTTACCTGGAAATTTGACAGTAGCAACCCATCTTTTGGGAACCAAATACCAACCCAACTTTGATGATGTGATTTTAGCTATCGAAGACGTATCAGAAGCACCCTATCGAATTGATAGAATGTTGACACAATGGCGAATGAGTGGAGTCTTAGCTAAAGTGCGGGGTATTGCCATCGGCAGATTTAGTCAGTGTGAACCACCGGCAAATATCCCCAGTTTTAATGTGATGGAAGTATTACGCGATCGCTTATCTGATTTAAACATACCTATTGTGTCAGATTTACCCTTTGGTCATGATGGTAATAACGCAGCATTACCCGTCGGAGTCATGGCAAAACTAGATGCAAATCAAGGAACTTTGGCAATACAGAAAAACTAGAAAATACAAAGATCGGCAGAAAAATAGTTCTCAACAGTATATAAATACTTCCCCCTGCTCCTCTGCTCCCTCGCTCCCCCTCTTCCTTCCCCCCTATTTCAAAATCCATTGCTATGGCACAATATAGACGTAATAAGAGAATATATTTAAAGGTAATTTAGTGAGTTCAACTGCTCAGACTACAGCAAACACTCGCCGTGTCGTGTTTCCATTTACAGCAATTGTCGGTCAAGAAGAAATGAAATTGGCACTGCTGTTAAATGTAATTGACCCCAAAATCGGCGGTGTCATGATTATGGGCGATCGTGGTACGGGAAAGTCAACTACTATCAGAGCTTTAGCTGATTTGCTCCCAGAAATTCCCGTAGTGGAAAATGACCCCTTTAATAGTCATCCTAGTGACCCAGAATTGATGGGTGATGAAGCTCGTAACGCCCTTCAGCAAGGGTCAAGTCTCCCAGTGGTGCAAAAAAA includes:
- the kaiC gene encoding circadian clock protein KaiC, translated to MSDNDLPSQQNTNLPSPKVGGVEKIRTMIEGFDDISHGGLPIGRTTLVSGTSGTGKTLFSLQFLYNGIHEFNEAGVFVTFEESPSDIIKNAYIFGWDLQRLIEEGKLFIVDASPDPEGQDIIGSFDLSALIERLQYAIRKYKATRVSIDSITAVFQQYEAVGVVRREIFRLVARLKQLYVTTIITTERSEEYGPVASFGVEEFVSDNVVIVRNVLEGERRRRTIEILKLRGTTHMKGEYPFTITNDGVNIFPLGAMRLTQRSSNIRVSSGVEALDVMCGGGFFKDSIILATGATGTGKTLLVSKFIQTGCTGSERAILFAYEESRAQLSRNASSWGINFEELEEQGLLKIICTYPESTGLEDHLQIIKSEIAEFKPSRIAIDSLSALARGVGNNAFRQFVIGVTGYAKQEEITGFFTNTSDQFMGSHSITDSHISTITDTIIMLQYVEIRGEMSRAINVFKMRGSWHDKGIREYNITAEGPEIKDSFRNYERIVSGAPTRVAVDEKAELSRIVQGIQEKSDTNS
- the kaiB gene encoding circadian clock protein KaiB; amino-acid sequence: MDKVRKTYVLKLYVAGNTANSVRALKTLKNILETEFQGVYALKVIDVLKNPQLAEEDKILATPTLSKILPPPVRKIIGDLSDRERVLIGLDLLYEELSDDNYFEENT
- a CDS encoding KaiA family protein; this encodes MTSAEQQVLLKQIKLDYRQILIIYFAPDKTLQDRIDKLVETLFRANIPVPRIIEIHMELIDEFSIQLKLEGRTNETLLDYRLTLIDLLANLCEAYRRSVSQSSQIQHNLQ
- a CDS encoding hybrid sensor histidine kinase/response regulator; this translates as MLHYSLYEFILSLPSCQGTLRLATILEMFEQTQCDRIIVLNEENIPIGLLNSACLLRKLLLLPEVDLQQQLGNLLNGSLNGEFIEPIQVISAKTKFEDFCQILKQEHSDHKNHHDLNWIVVDDADNRLLGVLDSLRILKYISQQTITKQQPQRKKQLSTAKSSPSQRQKAKLPTPALNVPSKVSSSHQSPHQHPLIQLLERLPWPLMLQTTSGEVVTQNPAWWQQLGMLKDPEGIRQEVEMVLSPFSRQQQEYTPDLVPQASQSVGSSTKVAPSSSPQVSRTKRATKSQKVKPVEVNAPGRCFLDNELGTCTCVVEVQSGQERVWQFAKIPLDSPESKAYGIDYETTFTPAEAILHANLWLMLATDVTEKQQLCKELAAKNADLIQLNRLKDEFLACISHELKTPLTSVLGLSRLLVEQQLGELNERQARYAGLIHQSGRHLMTVVNDILDLTRMETGQMELTPATVNIQVVCDRAIAEAKTIHQQSSKAPIGSSSNSPTHQFTLNIQPGLEEIVADELRLRQMLVHLFSNALKFTETGGKIGLKISRWEGWIAFTIWDTGIGIPEHQQHLIFQKFQQLENPLTRQFEGTGLGLVLTRALARLHGGDVSFLSREGKGSQFTLLLPPTPAKNSFTDQQVRRWSAFNDSNISNQNNTVNSSKNAGLFRETSKPSQNNNDVFWDENEDLILHGKVPLSQSVPNSNSSQRLVLVVEAVGRYIEDLTEQLTGLGYRVVIARSGCEAVEKARRLQPKAIFLNPLLPLLSGWDVLTLLKSDSATRGIKVIVTATAAEKEQAFTNRADSFLSLPVQHQMLAPTLEALQSLSEPKKSGKDQRETITTNNPLRILRLVEPDMESNSQPFLCEHRIIEVDDFEQADVLSKVWEFDVILLDAENQTALNFLEKIAKRPRLSGIPLVTCTVETTQAASQIEGLSVFPCLASSENEHISDVGKTEALLSVLQIAAGVCCPPSILVVDLTVLPDLPKAKRGNLRKNVELELFPGLQPLTVSHGCEWFQALIQYLQTAGLKSSMARSWAELLQQIRHRSIDLLLVCLSESTDEKQIHSAITALSKLPFKLPPVLVLDRRVSDEEPLTLSESMQVAISSLTSKDDNPFDSQTQVLPRSTSMEELLNRINLGLKGY
- a CDS encoding ArnT family glycosyltransferase; protein product: MKNRGFEQFFRELDKRPVLAVMLSVLWLAVFGGIGFFLNLGSVGLVDETEPLFAEASRQMLVRGDWITPFFNNQTRFDKPALIYWCQAIAYSILGVNEWAVRLPSAIAAMVVVGLSFYVLQWYQLQRDNLTGISSPTKRWVTAAFCGAVICFTPEMIIWGRTGVSDMLLTGCIASGLFCFFLGYATSPEENRKKTNWYMFFYIFVAGAILTKGPVGIVLPGLIIAAFLLYVGKLREVMGEMHLILGTLTILVLAAPWYILVTWRNGWSFINSFFLYHNVERFTSVVNRHSAPWYFYFLVVLLLFAPYSVYLPIAIARLKFWRRSWWSSQTRSHQLPLFAVFWFLGVFGFFTVSITKLPSYVLPLMPAAAILIALLWAELLPNSSDAPNYFWLRVSGWVNVAFIITLGVVLFYVPQMLGSDPALPNFGEALQKSNLTTIGGVIWLVCGLILAFFVIRRQWVTILGVNLAAFSLFLLIVITPALFLLDEQRQLPLRQLSAIALQNKQPQDELVMVGFKKPSVVFYTGRSVNYIRTTPGGKDYINSKTTNQLASLLLITQSPKIPQMGLQPKDYTSLGKSGVYELVRLGKKQ
- a CDS encoding DUF29 domain-containing protein yields the protein MQIPETNPQMANIPMSAPSLYETDFYGWTQQQVDLIRKQQWNQIEWQNVIEEIESLGKQQRQELRNRLSVLVGHLLKWQFQPQCRSRSWLATLRIQRRDTLRLLQDNPSLKSYLDDGLVEAYENARDLAMGETDLPEETFPLECPYDLEDIFSNSFYPGEPSELVNRQ
- a CDS encoding creatininase family protein; translation: MRLHLSTWQEVETYLETSKGIIIPIGSTEQHGPTGLIGTDAICAEAVAYGVGEATHAIVAPTINVGMALHHIAFPGTISLRPSTMIKVISEQITCLAKVGFNKFYFINGHGGNIATLKAAFSETYAELEDLQIANATQVECQVANWFMCGSVYKLAKELYGDEEGSHATPSEVALTQYIYPEAIKKAPLSEEVGKGHNIYGAKNFRQRYPDGRMGSNPALATPEHGKMFYDAAVKELSQGYLEFVG
- a CDS encoding S66 peptidase family protein, with the protein product MQAKISNCEPQIKSQIMIPPALQPGDLLRVIAPSGALRELDTFSRGVEVWRSRGYTIEVIPQIDDRWGYLAGTDDKRRFHLQTAWEDPECKGILCARGGFGCTRILEDWDWNRLKNPSSTPTLTPKWLIGFSDITALLWSLHQVGISGVHGAVLTTLAAEAEWSQQRLFDWVEGKEIPPLQGNGWGGGIVDGVLLPGNLTVATHLLGTKYQPNFDDVILAIEDVSEAPYRIDRMLTQWRMSGVLAKVRGIAIGRFSQCEPPANIPSFNVMEVLRDRLSDLNIPIVSDLPFGHDGNNAALPVGVMAKLDANQGTLAIQKN